A single Hippocampus zosterae strain Florida chromosome 19, ASM2543408v3, whole genome shotgun sequence DNA region contains:
- the clec11a gene encoding C-type lectin domain family 11 member A, with the protein MGPVARSLALLFCLCSLGCCLPAGTPQPTQESFSDVKKSRGDVPDILPTLEVEPTNAVSDFETSYNYVLSRLAGMDQAIHKLNVGHYTLDVSMDQLIERLSRMDAKLAELEDKIREVFQHSKDNRKETGRLEGCQRGLRVGYKCYLVYHNYEDYAGASRKCLERGGRMAMPRDRREQEALADYVKSFFQPGNWPVWLGVNDLATEGVYMFDDGTPVSYFQWRRHFLSGQPDGGKRENCVAMASDDGDWWDHYCDRAMNYMCEFDDRVAL; encoded by the exons ATGGGACCCGTCGCCAGGTCGCTCGCtctgctgttttgtttgtgttctctGGGCTGCTGTCTTCCTGCCGGGACGCCGCAACCAACACAG GAATCTTTTTCAGATGTGAAAAAGTCCAGAGGAGATGTTCCCGACATTCTTCCGACATTGGAAGTGGAGCCCACAAATGCTGTGTCCGATTTTGAAACCTCCTACAACTATGTTT TGTCCAGATTGGCTGGGATGGACCAGGCCATCCACAAGCTCAACGTGGGCCACTACACCCTGGATGTTAGCATGGACCAACTAATTGAGCGTCTATCCAGGATGGATG CCAAGTTGGCAGAGCTGGAGGACAAAATCCGCGAAGTCTTCCAACACAGCAAAGACAATCGCAAAGAGACTGGAAGACTGGAAG GTTGCCAGAGGGGCCTGCGTGTGGGGTACAAATGCTACCTTGTGTATCACAACTATGAGGACTATGCAGGCGCTTCCAGGAAGTGCCTGGAACGCGGGGGTCGCATGGCCATGCCGCGAGACCGCCGTGAGCAGGAGGCGCTGGCCGACTACGTCAAGTCTTTCTTCCAACCGGGCAATTGGCCCGTTTGGCTTGGCGTCAACGACCTGGCGACCGAGGGCGTGTACATGTTTGACGACGGCACCCCCGTCTCCTACTTCCAGTGGCGCAGGCACTTCCTGTCCGGGCAGCCGGACGGCGGCAAGCGTGAGAACTGCGTGGCTATGGCGTCAGATGACGGTGACTGGTGGGACCACTACTGCGACAGGGCCATGAACTACATGTGCGAGTTTGATGATAGGGTAGCGCTTTAG